A window of Mycobacteriales bacterium genomic DNA:
CGTCCTTGGCGGCGACGCGCACGCTGATCGGCGAGCTCTCCGACCTGCTCGCCGAGCCGGCCCGTGACTTCGAGGAGGCTCTGCTCGAGCTCGAGCGGGCGGATCATCTCGGCAAGGACGCTCTTGACACCGTCGCGCGGCTCTACGAGCAGGCGACCAGTTGGCTCGCCCGCTTCGCGGTGGACCTCGAGCCTGACGACCACGCCGACGAGTTCTTCGTCGACAGCATCCTGCTGCGCCTCGCCGCCGACTTCCGGCTGACCGGCGCGGCGGTGCGCGCCGCGATTGACGAAGGCCGGACGATCCCGCGGGCGCGGGTACATGCGCTCGTGCGACGCCTCGCCTGGACGTTCCGCGCGGACCTCTCGTGCTTCGAGCGCAAGCAGTACGCCTCGCTGTCTCACGAATCCAACAAGGCGATGAACCTCAACAGCTATCTCGGCCTGATGGGAGGCGCTTACCGCGACCGGGTGACGTCGCTCGGCCGCGTGCTCCAGCGGTGCGGGTCCTCGGACGCCGACCTCGTGATCCCCGATCCCGACTACGTGCTGACCCTCGACGCCGACAGCGTGATCATGCCGGAGTACTGCGCCCGGCTCGTGTACCTGCTCGAGCAAACCGAACACGCCCGCGTCGCCGTCATGCAGACGCCGTACACGGCCTTCCCGGGCGCGGAGACGCGGCTCGAACGGATCGCGGGGGCGACCACCGACCTGCAGTACATCGTCCACCAGGGAATGGCGCGCCACGACGCGGCGTTCTGGGTCGGCGCCAACGCGATCCTGCGCAAGCGGGCGCTCGACGAGATCTGCGAGGTCAGCTACGACGGCGACTTCGAGATCCGCCGCTACGTCCAGGACCACACCGTCATCGAGGACACCGAGTCCAGCATCGACCTGCGAATCCACGGCTGGAACCTGCTCAGCTACCCGGAGCGCCTGGCCTACAGCGCGACGCCGCCGGACTTCGGATCGTTGTGCATCCAGCGCCGCCGCTGGGCCAACGGCGGCTTGCTGATCCTGCATCGGCTGTGGCAGCAGCGCAAGGCAATGCGCATGCGCGGTGAGCGCCTGCGCCTGCGCGAGGTCGTGCTGCGGGCCAACTACATGGCATCGATCGCGTGGTGCTCCATCAGCCTCGTCGTGTTGCTGCTCGTCTATCCGTCGAGCAGCCAGGTGAGTGCGGCGTTGCTCGGCGCCATCGCGTTGCCGTACTTCGTGTGCCAGGCGAGCGACCTCAAGTACTACGGCTACAAGCGGCTCGACGCGCTGCGGGTCTACGCGTTCAACATGCTGCTGTTGCCGGTGAACCTCGCGGGGGTTGCGAACTCGATCGTGCAGGCGGTCACCGGCGAGAAGAGCGCGTTCGGCCGGACGCCGAAGGTGCTGCGTCGCACCGTCCCGCCGTTGACCTTCAGCGTCGCGCCGTACCTCATCCTCGTGATGGCCGGGTTCGAGTTCGCGCGGTACGCCCATCAACGGCTGTGGGTCGCGGCTGGCTACTCGGCCGTCAACACGCTGCTCACCTTCTACGCGTTGTCGGCGTTCATCGGCGTCCGTACGTCGATAGTGGACATCGCGATTCAGCTGAAGGCGCGGTTGTACGCGCCCGCGAAGCAGGCGGCGCAGACCCACCCTGACCCGCTCGGCGTGCTCGAGGCCGCGCCTGCGCTCGACTGGGCCTCGGTGCTCGACATCGGAGCCGGCGACCTGTCCGCGATCCCGGCAGCGCCGACGCCCGTGCCGGCGCCGGCCAAGGCCATGCCCGTCGAGATCCCCAAACAGCGCCGCCGGGCGGCGGCCCGCCTGCTCTCGACGGCGGACTGATCGCGATGCATATCGCTCCGCTTCATCTGCTCCTCGGCTCCGCCGCCTGGCACCGCTATCTCCCATTCGCGGTCGCCGGCCTGCTCGTGTGGGGCATCTGGATCTACCGCGTCGTGTCCTCGACGTTCATGAAGCCGGTCGTCAACGAGTTCCGTACGACGACGTCAGTCGTCGTACCGACCTTCCGCGAGGATCCAGCGGTCATCGAACGCTGTCTCGCCAGCTGGCTCGAACAACGGCCGACCGAGCTGATCGTCGTCCCGGACGTCGCCGACACGGAGGTCATCGAGGTGCTGGAACGCGCAGCAGCACAGCATCCCGAGCTGCAAGTACTGCCCTTCCGTCACGCCGGAAAGCGGTCGGCGCTCGGGCACGGGATGCGCGCGGCGACGGGCGAGATCCTGGTGCTCTGCGACGCCGACACCAGCTGGCTGCCGGGCCTGCTCGACGCCATCCAGATGCCGTTCGCCGATCCGGCGGTCGGTGGCGTGGGAAGCCAGCAGAACGTCTTCGAGCGAACGGGTTCGATCTGGCGCCGGGTCGCCGACTGGCTCATGAACCTGCGCTACTACAACTACGTCCCTGCGATGGCGCGCAAGGGTGCGGTGTCGTGCTTGTCCGGCCGCACCGTCGCCTACCGCACGTCGGTGGTCAAGCCGGTGATCAAGGACATGGAGAACGAGGACTTCCTCGGCCGGCGCTGCATCAGCGGCGACGACGGACGGCTCACCTGGCTCGTGCTCTCGCAGGGATACCGGTGCACGCACCAGCCTTCCGCCCGGGCCGAAAGCGTGTTCCCGGATGACTTGCGGACGTTCCTCAAGCAGCGGGTGCGCTGGAGCCGCAACAGCTACCGGACGTATCTGACCGCGATCTACAACGGCTGGCTCTGGTCGACGCCTCTGGTCACCAGGGTGACGGTCGCTCAGATCATGCTGACTCCGATCACCATCAGCCTGACGATCTACTTCCTGTTCGCGTATCGGCTGGACTTCTCACACCCGACCACGCAGGCGGTCGTCGGTTCGATCGCGTCCCTGCTCGTCGCCCGCGGCATCCGCGGCTCGTCACATCTCATCCGCCATCCCGGCGAGATCTTGCTGTTGCCGCTCGTGACCGTCGTGGCGATCGTGATCGCGCTGCCGGTCAAGGGCTACGCGATGCTCACCATGAACCGGCAAGGGTGGTTGACCCGCGGCGGCACCGCCCCGACGATCCGACCAGCAACGGCCGTCTGATGCGCCGCCCGAGCCGACGCGCGGTCGCGGTGGTCGCGATGTTCCTCGCCGGGTCCGGCGTCGCGGTGGCTGCCGGAGTCATCAGGCCGGGCGTGCCTGCCCCGCCCGAGTCAGGGGTGCCCGGCTCGCCGGCGTCCGTCGCGCAGTGGCCGCTGCCGCCGGACGTCGGCCCGATCGACCTCGCGGCGCAGGAGAACTCGCGGGCGGCGCAGCTCGCGAACCTGGCTGCGCTCCAACTCGCGCGCGCACAGGCGATCGGCGCCACCCCGGCGGCGTACCTGCAACCAGGCGCACCGATTCCCACGGTCGTTCTCGCGCCACGTCGTGCGCCGTACGGCCTGGCGTCCCTTCAGCGGCTGGCGCGCGGGGCGGTCGCGGTTGAGGGCCGCGGCGTCTACCTGGTGCGTGCCAACGTGCTGGTGCAGTCGGGCGCGACGCTGCGGCTGGCGTCGGGACGCGATCCGCTGACGGTCCGGCTGCTGTCCGGCTCCGACGGGTTCGTCAGCGTGATGTCGTTCGGCGGCCGGATCGAGCTGGCCGGGTCGAAACAGGCGCCGGTCACGGTCGAGTCGTGGGATCCACAGGCGAAGACGGTCGACGGCCGGATCGCCGACGGACGCGCCTACGTGCGCGCCGTCGGCGGGTCCCTGTCGGTCAATGACGGACGCTTCGTCTCACTCGGCTTCTCGGCAGGCCCGACGAGTGGCGTGGTCGCCAGTCGCGCCACCTCGCCCAAGCTTGCCGGCCTGCTTCCCGACGTCGACGTGCGCGACTCGGAGTTCGTCGGAGGCGTCGACGGGCTGCTCGTCACGGGAGCGAGCCGGCTCGCGGTGACGGGGTCGACGTTCGGCCACAACCTGCTGTCGGGGCTCGAGCTGCATCAGCCGCCCCTCGACTCGGTGGTGTCGCGGGACTCGGCGCAGCAGAACGGGCTGGACGGGTTCAGCGTCCGCGGGGGATCCGGCAGCATCGCTTTGGACTCGGACACCGCGACCGCCAATCGGCGATACGGATTCACCGTGGACGGTCGGTCGCTTGCCGGCACCGTGGTTGCCGGCGCGCAGCTCACCGCGGCCTCTGCGATCGGCAACGAGGTCGCGGGCGTCGACCTCAACGAGGTCGTCGACTCGTCGGTGCGGTCGAGCACGGTTGCCGATGGTCCGATCGGTGTCATCGTCAGCGGCGCGGCTGAGCACGTCGCGATCGACGCGAACACCATGTCCGGCCTCACGCAACGCGCGGTCTACGTCCGCGACGGTGCCGACGGCGTGAACGTTGCCGACAACCAGATCCGCAAGACCGCAACCGCCGTCCTGGTCCGTGACAGCAGCGTGACCGTGTCGGGCAACGACGTCGCGATCTCGGTGTACGGCGACCGGCTGCGCCACGCCGTCAGCTACACCGGATCGGTCGGCGACAGCGCGGTGTTCGGCAACTCGTTCTCCGGAGCCGGCTGGTCGGCAGTGGCGACGTCCGGTGTCCAGATGGGAACGGTTGCGGTGCGCGACGACGACCTCGCCACGTGGCGTCGGATGCAGGGCGCGCCCACCCACGGCCAACCTGTCCTGACCTGGCCGACCGTCGCGCGCGTGATCATGATCTTCCTGTTCGGTCTGCTGGCCGTGGGCCGCTACCGGCCGGGATCGCCGAAGCTCCCGCTCCAGCGCACGGGTGAGCCGTCACCGGTGGGCGACGTCACGAAGTCACGCGTCGCGTCACGACGATGAGCGTGCTGCGCTGGATTGCGGGCGCGGCGGTCGTCCTCGCGGCGGTGGCGGTTGGGGTGTTGGTCGTGGCGACCGGCGGTGCCCCCCGACACCCCGCGCCGGATAGAGGTTTTCCGACGACGACGACGGCGGCGGCGCCGCCGCGGGTCTCGCCGCCAGCCGGGCTGCCGCCGCTGCGCTGCCCCCATCCGACCGTCGTCGTGCACGACGGTGGTCAGCTGCAGGCCTCACTGTCGGCTGCCGCGCCGGGCGCGGTGATCCGGATGGCGCCAGGCGTCTACCGCGGCGGTTTCGACGCGACCGGATCGGGGACACACCGCCGGCCGATCTGGCTGTGCGGCGGGCCGCGCGCGATCATCGACGTCCTCGGAGCGGGTCCGACCACCTCGTCGGCGGCGGGCACTTACGGGCTTCACCTCGACGGGGCCCGGTGGTGGCGGCTGGTCGGCTTCGCCGTCCGCAACGCGGCAAAGGGCGTCGTACTCGACGGCAGCGATCACGACGTGCTCTACCGGATCACCGTGTACGACATCGGCGACGAGGCGATTCACCTGCGGCGGTTCTCCTCGTGGGACGTAGTCGAAGGCTGCGTCGTTCGGGATACCGGACTGCTGGATCCGACGTACGGCGAAGGTGTCTATGTCGGAACCGCGCACAGCAACTGGGCCTCCGACACGGACGGCAGGGCCGACGCCTCCGACCGCGACTCGGTGCGTTGGTGCGACATCGCGCGGACCACCGCGGAGTCGGTGGACATCAAGGAGGGAACCGCGGACGGGGTCGTCGCGGACAACCGGTTCGACGGCACCGGCATGGCCGCCTCCGCCGCGACATCGTGGGTCAACGTGAAGGGCTCGGACTATTTGATCGAGGACAACGCCGGAGCGGTGAGTCCTGAGGACGGGTTCAGCGCTCATCAGGTCGCGGCCGGGACCGGCACCGGGAACGAGTTCGTCGACAACCGGGTCATGGGCGCAGTGCCGGGATACGGCGTCTTCGTCGATGCGCCCGAAACCGTCGTGGCTTGCTCGACCGGAGGAGCGGGCGCGAAGGGGCTGTCCAACCAGCCGTGCGTCGAGGCGCCACCCTCCCGTTGATCTCGGCCCCTCGACGGGCAGACTCGAGGAATGTCTCAATCCTCCGCGAGCCAGAACAACAAGTGGTGGACCCTCGTCGCCGTCAGCCTCGGCACCTTCATGCTGCTGCTCGACATCACGATCGTGAACGTTGCGCTGCCGAAGATCCAGGACGAGCTGCACTCCAGCTTCTCCGACCTTCA
This region includes:
- a CDS encoding glycosyltransferase family 2 protein; translated protein: MHQAEIQAIRASRGFRRRQVGSDRRGTTPSLLPPPVSERRLTAGRAAVVVILLAWATYGYFFVAQELTAAMAPATRAVSVLCWVIVTMITASSLAYLVSRLAFFARSRAHRRVTRVELDEFFASKRPSLTALVPSYREDLRVVRNTMLSAALQEFPDLRVVLLLDDPPNPKDAKDAASLAATRTLIGELSDLLAEPARDFEEALLELERADHLGKDALDTVARLYEQATSWLARFAVDLEPDDHADEFFVDSILLRLAADFRLTGAAVRAAIDEGRTIPRARVHALVRRLAWTFRADLSCFERKQYASLSHESNKAMNLNSYLGLMGGAYRDRVTSLGRVLQRCGSSDADLVIPDPDYVLTLDADSVIMPEYCARLVYLLEQTEHARVAVMQTPYTAFPGAETRLERIAGATTDLQYIVHQGMARHDAAFWVGANAILRKRALDEICEVSYDGDFEIRRYVQDHTVIEDTESSIDLRIHGWNLLSYPERLAYSATPPDFGSLCIQRRRWANGGLLILHRLWQQRKAMRMRGERLRLREVVLRANYMASIAWCSISLVVLLLVYPSSSQVSAALLGAIALPYFVCQASDLKYYGYKRLDALRVYAFNMLLLPVNLAGVANSIVQAVTGEKSAFGRTPKVLRRTVPPLTFSVAPYLILVMAGFEFARYAHQRLWVAAGYSAVNTLLTFYALSAFIGVRTSIVDIAIQLKARLYAPAKQAAQTHPDPLGVLEAAPALDWASVLDIGAGDLSAIPAAPTPVPAPAKAMPVEIPKQRRRAAARLLSTAD
- a CDS encoding glycosyltransferase produces the protein MHIAPLHLLLGSAAWHRYLPFAVAGLLVWGIWIYRVVSSTFMKPVVNEFRTTTSVVVPTFREDPAVIERCLASWLEQRPTELIVVPDVADTEVIEVLERAAAQHPELQVLPFRHAGKRSALGHGMRAATGEILVLCDADTSWLPGLLDAIQMPFADPAVGGVGSQQNVFERTGSIWRRVADWLMNLRYYNYVPAMARKGAVSCLSGRTVAYRTSVVKPVIKDMENEDFLGRRCISGDDGRLTWLVLSQGYRCTHQPSARAESVFPDDLRTFLKQRVRWSRNSYRTYLTAIYNGWLWSTPLVTRVTVAQIMLTPITISLTIYFLFAYRLDFSHPTTQAVVGSIASLLVARGIRGSSHLIRHPGEILLLPLVTVVAIVIALPVKGYAMLTMNRQGWLTRGGTAPTIRPATAV
- a CDS encoding right-handed parallel beta-helix repeat-containing protein, with translation MRRPSRRAVAVVAMFLAGSGVAVAAGVIRPGVPAPPESGVPGSPASVAQWPLPPDVGPIDLAAQENSRAAQLANLAALQLARAQAIGATPAAYLQPGAPIPTVVLAPRRAPYGLASLQRLARGAVAVEGRGVYLVRANVLVQSGATLRLASGRDPLTVRLLSGSDGFVSVMSFGGRIELAGSKQAPVTVESWDPQAKTVDGRIADGRAYVRAVGGSLSVNDGRFVSLGFSAGPTSGVVASRATSPKLAGLLPDVDVRDSEFVGGVDGLLVTGASRLAVTGSTFGHNLLSGLELHQPPLDSVVSRDSAQQNGLDGFSVRGGSGSIALDSDTATANRRYGFTVDGRSLAGTVVAGAQLTAASAIGNEVAGVDLNEVVDSSVRSSTVADGPIGVIVSGAAEHVAIDANTMSGLTQRAVYVRDGADGVNVADNQIRKTATAVLVRDSSVTVSGNDVAISVYGDRLRHAVSYTGSVGDSAVFGNSFSGAGWSAVATSGVQMGTVAVRDDDLATWRRMQGAPTHGQPVLTWPTVARVIMIFLFGLLAVGRYRPGSPKLPLQRTGEPSPVGDVTKSRVASRR
- a CDS encoding right-handed parallel beta-helix repeat-containing protein; amino-acid sequence: MSVLRWIAGAAVVLAAVAVGVLVVATGGAPRHPAPDRGFPTTTTAAAPPRVSPPAGLPPLRCPHPTVVVHDGGQLQASLSAAAPGAVIRMAPGVYRGGFDATGSGTHRRPIWLCGGPRAIIDVLGAGPTTSSAAGTYGLHLDGARWWRLVGFAVRNAAKGVVLDGSDHDVLYRITVYDIGDEAIHLRRFSSWDVVEGCVVRDTGLLDPTYGEGVYVGTAHSNWASDTDGRADASDRDSVRWCDIARTTAESVDIKEGTADGVVADNRFDGTGMAASAATSWVNVKGSDYLIEDNAGAVSPEDGFSAHQVAAGTGTGNEFVDNRVMGAVPGYGVFVDAPETVVACSTGGAGAKGLSNQPCVEAPPSR